The genome window AGAGAAAGCCGAGCATCTGAAAGACAAAAAGTAATGTCACAGCCAGGAACATGAGCAAGAACGCCAGCCCCTCACGTCCCGCATCGGCGAGGGCAGCAAAGACCACCATGCCCCCAAAATAAAGCACAAACGCCTTGATAGCCAGGATCAGAGATGGAAGCAGAAAAACCAATCCACCGCCAAAGACTTTCAAGCCGTTGAGCAACAAACGTCCCCAGTTTTCCCAGGGTGGAAGCGTAGGCTGCGCCCCCTGCGCCGCCAGGCGCAGGACTTCCAGCAGATAACCAGCGGAAATTAAAATCGGCAACAGCGGGAAAACCCACCCCAACGCAAAGAAGCCGCCCAGGAACAGAAAACGGGTGAACGTTTCACGATTCCGGAAGGGAAAAGACAACAAAGAGGCAAGGCCTCTGGGAGAAAAAAAGGTATCTGTATTCATTTCACTGACTCAGTTGCGCAAAACCAAGCGTTTCAAAATCGTTCAAACCCATCACGCGGCTGAAAATCACCCGCCGGGCAGTGAACAAATGCATGGGGTAAGAATAGACGGGAGCGTACTCAAGTTGTACAGGGGTAATCAGGTCAATTGCACTGCAGGTAAAGGGGGTATCGTGGGGATAATGTGGCTGAATGCCGGCTTGTTCGAGCAACCCATCCAGGGCAAGGATAAAAGCCTTGAACTCAGGGGTGTACTCCACCTCCCAGCGCAGTACATAACTCTGCCAGAAAGGCGCATGAAACTGGGTCAATCCGCTGGCAATCACCGGGAAAGCAGGAAAGCGCGCCAGAGCGGTGCGCAAGTTCAGCACCACCTCATGCACCTTGCGGTCCAGGGGTGGCTCAAAGCGCTGACAGGTCACATGCACCTCAGCAGAAATCCAGCCGCCGAACGTGCGCATCAGTTCTTCCTGCATTTGACGAATGGGAGGGAGGTCTTCCGGCTCCGGCATCAGCAGCACACAAATATCCCCTGCCTGGGCAGTACGAATCTCATTCATCTTACCCTCTCTGAGCAAGTCTTACAACGATTGTACAATAAACTTTGCGAAAGGGTACAAGAATCCGGGACAATTACACGCAATTAAAAACAAGACCCGCAAGGGACGCTTGCAGGTCTTGTTTGCGATCAGACTAAACACCTATCCCTTGGGCGGGACGGAATTTCCCCGCCCAATGCCAAAATAGGTAAATCCCATAGCGCGCAACTGATCGGGGTTCCACAGGTTGCGGGCGTCCATGATGACCGGCTGGCGCATGGAGCGGTAAATTTGCTCAAAATCCAACTGTTTGAACTCATTCCATTCGGTTGCCAGCACCAGCGCATCTGCGCCTTCTGCCACCTGATAGGGTGTCTCCACCAATTGCACCCGCGGCAGGACACTGCGGGCGTTTTCCATGGCTTGCGGGTCGTAGGCTTTGACCAGCGCGCCTTCGTTCTCCAGCAGATGGATGACTTCCAGGGCAGGGGCTTCGCGGATGTCATCGGTGTTGGGTTTGAAAGACAACCCCAGCACTCCAATGACTTTTTGATCCAGCGTGCCCAGGGCTTTGCGCAGTTTAACCACCACCCGGCGGCGCTGGTTGCGGTTAATTTCCATCACCGCCTGAAGCAGTTGCGGGTGTGTACCGTGCAGAACTGCCATGTGTGCCAGCGCCTTCACGTCTTTCGGGAAGCAACTGCCCCCCCAGCCCAAACCGGCATCCAGGAACGCCGGACCGATGCGCTTATCCAGCCCCATGCCGCGGGCAACTTCGCGCACGTCAGCGCCCAGTTCTTCGCAGATATTGGCAATCTCATTAATGAAGGAAATGCGCGTGGCAAGGAAAGCGTTTGAGGCGTACTTGATCATCTCGGCGGTGCGCAGGTCGGTAATCATGATGGGACAGCGCAGACTCTGATACAACTGCGCCACCTTCTCCGCCGCCTGGCGATGGAGCGACCCCAGCACTACACGATCCGGCATCATGAAGTCGTTGATGGCAGACCCCTCGCGCAGAAATTCAGGGTTGCTCACCACGCTGAACTCCAGCGGCTTGCCGGCACGGCGGCGGTTAATCACCTCTGCCACCCAGTCGCCTGTACCTACCGGCACGGTGGATTTGTTCACTACGATGATAGGGTGATCGACAATATCGGCAATGGCTTCTGCCGCCTGACGCACATACTGCAAATCGGCTTCGCCATCCACCCCTGAGGGGGTGCCTACCGCAATAAAGGCAAACTCAGCATCCTTGAGGGCTTCCGGGTAAGAGGTGGTGAAGTGCAGGCGTCCATGACGCACATTTTGCAGGACAATCTGCTCCAAGCCGGGTTCATAAATCGGCATGATGCCCTGCTTGAGTCGCTCGATGCGCGTTTCATCCACATCCAGACAGGTCACCGTGTTTCCCAAATCGGCAAAGCACGCTCCCGTGACCAGACCAACATATCCCGTTCCAATCACACAAATTTTGCTCATAAATCGGTCATCCTCTCGGCAAGATTATAGCACAGGCATTTTATGCGAAAGTTCTGTACTGAAATTGTTGTGAATTTGTACGGTTTCAGCAGGCATGGCGCTCATGGCAGGCTGGGCGGAACGCGGTACACCGTTCCCGTCGCCGTGCGGAAAACGGGAATCAGCACATTCTCAAATTTCAACTCTGCCTGCGAGGGATTGCAAGCCCGTTCAGGCTGAGAGCATAAATCACGAATGTACGTGCGCTCGGTATTGGTCAGAATGACGTAATCCACCCGCCACTTTCGCAAAAGCGCTAGTGCCAGGTCGGGATCGCTGGTGGTGTAAATGGTTTCGATGTCGGGTTCGCGCTTGCCCTGCTCGTTGTAGTTGCCCCGCCACTGCATCTCGTGGATTGCCCAGCCCAGTACCGCCGGATAACCGGTAAAAGCGCTGATGCGCCCCTCGTAGGTGTACGACTTGCCCGGCGCTTCCAGCAGAATGGGCACTCTACCTTCAATTTTGCCGTTGGCATTCAACCACTGGACGATTTCCCAGTCCTCAGGGTTTTCCATGCGGAACTCGCTGGCGGCATCCAGCGTGGGCGTGGATTGGAACGCATTGGTGCGCGAAATCGTCGCCAGCACGGGATAAACCATGCCCCCCAGCAGAGAGAGCGTGATAACTCCAAGCGCCAGCCCGCGTACCGCGCGCGCAAACGCGGGACGGTTTACCAGCCACCACAGGGCATAAGCGCTGGCAAGCGCCATCAACACCCAGCCCTGGAAATAGAACTTGAAGACGGTATTCATGCGCACGCCAAAGCCGTCTTTAAGATACAGAAACTCCACCGAAAAGGTGAGCGCAACGCCCAGCAAAGCCATCAACAGCACGAACGGCAGGGCGTCATCGGGTGCACGGGGTTCTTCTCCCTCATTCGTCGCAGACGGACGCAGGAACATCAACCCGGTAGTGAGCATGCCCAGCAGGAAGGTAAGGACAAGGAACAGCCAGGGATTACTCAGGCGGTAGGAAAGCACCAGCAAAAGAGTCTGCCCCAGCGATTGAGACACCAGATAGGGATGGAGGAAGGCGCTCCATTCGCCACCACGGGCAGCATTGATCTGCAAAGCCAGCGCCGCCACCCCCAGCAGAGCCAGATAAGCCAGCGAAATGCCCACCATCCAGCCCAACCAGTGACGCAGGAACAGGCTCCACACCCCGCGCTCATCACGGCGCGCCAGCACCCCCAGGGCAAAGACCAGCAAAATCAGCAGGAAGTGACCGAACATGACACTGTACTGCGAAAGGCGGGTGGGTGGGAAAATCTGCGGCAAAATGCCCCCTGCCTGCGAGGCAAACCCTGCCCAGAAAGGCAGGTAGAAAAGTACCAGCGCCAGCACAAAGAGCCCCCCAAAGCGCAAAACTTCCAGCCCGTGCTCACGGGTCAGCCTGCCCTGTGCCGACCACCGCCCCGCCAACCATGCCAGCAGAAGCAGAGCCAGATAGATGGGAAAATCCCAGGTATTCAAAAATGCCAGACTGCCCAGCATCAGCCCTGCCAGTCCCTGCTCCATCCATGTGGGCAGGCGGTCTTCGCGAGCCAGGCGGTAGAAATGCAGGGCAATCAGCACAGCCAGCAAAACAAAGGGCAGTGCCATCTTGTGCGGATGGTTGTCGCCCAACAGGAAACTGAAGAAGGGAAACTCGGTGATGGGGTTAAGGTTGATGGCATTGCCGCTTAAATCCAGGTCGGTAAGCACACGCGACGCCCGCCACCACCACCATCCCCCGCCAGAGGGCATGAAACTGCCCACAGGCGGCGAGTTGAAGGGAAAATCGGGCAAATTGAGCCAGCGGGCAAAGGATTGAGGAAGCCAGCCGCGAGCGTAGAGCGACTCGAGCAAGCCTTCGAGGTTACCCATCCCCGCCACAAAAACCGCCCCCAGCACCCCAGCCGTTGCCACGGCGCGGGCGTTTGCCTTCGAGAGGCAGACCAGGTTGAACACCACCCCGTAAGCCCCCTGCAGAGTAAGGGCAAACAGCAGGGCATCGAACAAATCAAAGCCCACCGCCGAAAGCACCCCACTTAGTTTAACCAGCGCGCCGGCGATGATATAGCCAAAGTAGTAATAGGAAATGGCAAAATCCGAAAGCCAGGGATCTAATGGCGGAAAGGTGGGGCTGTTCAGAACGCCGTTGAGGAAGGCAATCTCCATGAACTTTTCGCCGCCGAAGCGCATGATCTTGCCAATAGCGTAAGCCCGCACCACGCTCCAGCCGACAAACGCCAGCAGGAAGAGCACCTCACCCACCAGAATGGTGCGCCAACGTTCCCTCCAGAAATCTTTCAGGGACTGGCGGCGTTGTTCGTCGCGCCATACCCTCACCCACCCCCAGACAGCAACCAGCGCTATGGAAAACAGCACTGCCCCGGACGTATTGGGAAGAAATTGAAGCGAAGATCCCAGCCAGAAAAGATATACCGCCAGCAATAATCCCATGGCTCGCGCCAGCGCCGCGCCGCGTTCGGGCAGGGTGCGGAAAAACTCAAAGGTGAGCGGAAAAACCGCCAATCCAAAGAAGGTCGAAAAGAACCACCATAGAAAAACAGGCATCCATTCCATGGTCTATTTCCATCCTAAAAGCGAGGCATCATCTCTATCCAGTTGCCGTCCAGTGTCAGGTAGCGTCCCATGGACTGCGCAGTCAGGCATGAATGTACGGGCAGGATACACACCAGATCGCCTACACGCAACTGCTCCAACTGATGGGGAAACAAGCGCAAAATGCCGTGTTCCTGCGAAAGACGGGAGACATACGCCCCGGGGAGCGGTTCGCTCCAGCGCCCATCCTTGGGCAGGGCAACCAGCCCGTAAAAACGCTGTCCTTTGGAGAGCAGATACTCTTTGGAAAGATGTACCGCCCCGCCGTAAATCACTGCCTCACCGCGGCGCGGATGCAGGGAGACCACCGGGCAGGCAAGCGCCACACCGATATTCTCCCAGGTGCAGGCGCCCAGCATCCACTGCTGGACATCATAGAAGACAAAATTTCCCGGGCGGATTTCATCCGCAGGGCGAAAGTCCTGCACAATGGAAGATGAGGGCGTATCGCCCACAGAGAGAATCAGAGACTGCGCCAGCCCCTGCTGTTCCAGAACATGGCGCAGTGACTGCAGTTTCGAGAGGCTCTGGCGATAAATCTCTTCGACCTGCGCGGGATAAGCGGCTTGATAGGTCTGCCCTGCATGGGTGAGCAAGCCATTAAGGCGCAAAGCGGGATACGCCTGGCAGGTTTTGACCAGCGCGCTGGCGGTCTCGACATCGTCCCAGGCAATTCCCGTGCGGTTGGCGCCCACATCAACCTTGATCCAAACCGCCAGCGGCGCACGGACACGCTCCCCCAGCGCTTGAACGGTCTCCACCGATTCCACCAGCACCCCCAGGCGGATGCGTTCTGCCAGATGGGCAATCTCATCCAGTTGGCGCAGGTTGACGGGAAACGCCAGAGTGATGTCGTCCCAACCGCAATCGGCAAAGTACTTCGCCATATCTACCGAGGAAACGGTAATGGCGCTCACCCCTTCTTCACGAAACCATTCCCCAATCTGACAGGACTGATGAGTCTTAAAATGCGGGCGGAAATGCACCCCGCTGGCGGCGACTTTCTGCGCCATTGCGCGTATATTCCGGCGGACAATCTGCTCATCCAGCAATAGCGTAGGTTTGCGGATCTGGTCAAAAATGGACATCCTCTCACCACCTCTATTCTGCAGGTTATCCCTGTGTAGAATTAGTTTGATTATACGCTTGAATGGAAGAGAAGAAATAGACACAAATTTAAGAGAAAAAAATCGCCCTTGACGTACATCCCGAGTCGGGTATAATATTCTCCTGCTTGCCCTCGTAGCTCAATTGGACAGAGCGTTTGCTTGCGGAGCAAAAGGCTGCAGATTCGAGTTCTGCCGAGGGCACTCTTTCTTTTAATCCCTCCTGACTTTCAGTGTACGCAAGGCTGGCAGACCCCATCGAGGGGTGGTATTCGTGTTCTGCCGAGGGCACTCTTTCTTTTAATCCCTCCTGACTTTCAGTGTACGCAAGGCTGGCAGACCCCATCGAGGGGTGGTATTCGTGTCCTGCCGAGGGCACTCTCTCTTTTAATCCCTCCTGACTTTCAGTGTACGCAAGGCTGGCAGGCCCCATCGAGGGGTGGTATTCGTGTCCTGCCGAGGGCACTCTTTCTTTTAATCCCTCCTGACTTTCAGTGTACGCAAGGCTGGCAGACCCCATCGAGGGGTGGTATTCGTGTCCTGCCGAGGGCACTCTTTCTTTTAATCCCTCCTGACTTTCAGTGTACGCAAGGCTGGCAGACCCCATCGAGGGGTGGTATTCGTGTCCTGCCGAGGGCACTCAATTTTTTAAAGTCCCCATACAAGGCCAACAGGCCCCATCGAGGGATGGTATTCGCCTTCTGCCGGGAAGCATAAGCTTCTGTTAAGCTGATGGAAGAACCTTAACATTCCAGGTTCACCGGCGAGTGGCACGAGCCTGCCGGGCTGATCTATCTCAGAGCGCGCTACCAGCGCCACTCGCCCGCCGTTGAGTTCAGCGTTCATGCGCCACTTGGCATTAGTGTCGTGCAGGCAGGTGCCGGTCTCCACCTCGACATACAGCGAACGCTGCGGGAACGACCGTCTCCGCAACGCTTTGCGCCTTTTGCCCCAGCGTTGGAAGGTCTCTCCCAAGCAATAGGGGCATTTCTTCGGCCGATTTCCTTGTTTCCGCTTGACATTTGGCAATTGCAGGACGACCATCGGCATGGCGGGCTCCTTGAGATGGCTGTGTGATAATTCCCCTCTTACTCGGGGCCTGCCTTTTTGTGTCAAAACCTACCGCCTATGTTACAGGCACCGTTGTATTGCGTATTTTTTGCCCCTTACGGGGCAAAAACGCCCGGTTTTCGTGCGTTTTGGTGTGTTTTACGCAATACAACACCTCTTGTATTGCGGGTTTCAGTGCCACATTTTGGCTATATTATCGAAAACCTTATGTGTTTATTCATCCAGTGGGCTGCGCACGGCTTTGGGGCCACGATTGAGCACATGGGTATAGATCATAGTTGTCTTTACATCTTTATGCCCTAATAATTCCTGAACAGTCCGGATGTCGTAGCCTGCTTCGAGCAGGTGAGTGGCAAAGCAATGGCGGAAGGTGTGCGGGCTGACGGGCTTGTCGATTCCCACCAATTTCGCCGCAGCTTTGACCGCCCGCTGCAACCCGCTGGGGTCCAGATGGTGACGACGCACAATTCCACTACGTGGGTCGATGGATAATCTTTCCGATGGAAAAAGATATTGCCAGCCCAATTCTTTATCTGCATTGGGGTATTTGCGGGTAAGCGCAAAAGGAAGTTCAACCGATCCGAATCCGTGGCGTAAATCTTGTTCATGAAGTTTCTTAACATAGGCGATCTGTTCCTTGAGGGGCTGAACCAGGCAGGCAACATTGTAACGCGGTCTTTTTCGCCTTTTCCTTCCCGGACAATGATCTGAGACTGCTCAAAATCGATATCTTTCACCCGCAAACGCAGGCACTCCATCAAGCGCAACCCGCATCCGTAGAGCAACTTCCCCATCAATTGATGCAGTCCCTGCATTCCTGACAGTACCCTTGCCACTTCATCTTTCGATAAGACCGTTGGCAGGTGTTCCGAGCGTTTGGCGCGCAGGATATGGATTGGAACAGGAAGATCAATTTGCAGGACGTTTCGGTATAGAAACAGCAAGGCACTGAATGCCTGATTCTGAGTAGAGGCGGATACCTGCTCCTCTTTTGCCAAATGGGTGAGGAAGGCCTCGATCTCAGCGGGGCCCATTTCGGCCGGATGGCGTTTGTTGTGATAGAGAATATAGCGCCTGACCCAGTGGACATAGGTTTTCTCAGTGCTGTAGGAATAATGCTTCAGTCGGATCGCATCGCGAAGCTGGTCGAGAAGTTTTTTGGGCTTTGGGGAGGATGGATCAGTCATAAAAACAACTTAGCCTTACGAATTTGGAATATAATAAGGATAACAATTTGTCCCCAGCAGAGGATTTGAGTTAATCAAGCACAATCGCAGTATAACATGCTTTTTTCGGTCAGTTATACGGTAAGAATGCTGTGGATCAGGAATCCGTATAATTATTAGTTGGGCGGAGTTCCGCATATCATTATTGAAGAAAGTGCAAAATGGAAGACAAGTCAATTACATATCAGAATTATAGAAATCTTGTTGTGTATTTCATTCTCGCTTACGCAATCTCGTGGACAATCGGAATTCCGCTGGCGCTAGCCAAACAAGAAATTATCCAACCCATATTCCCACAATGGTTTCATTACTTTGTGGCATACGGACCAATGATTTCTGCCTTAATTGTCACTTGGACATCTCAGGGGCAACAAGGGTTAAAAGAACTTTGGGGACGGATAATCAAATGGCGAGTTGGGGGTATTTGGTGGCTTGTAGCCTTATCCCCACTTATCATCGGTTTTCTCGTTGCTTTGGTAATGAATCTCCTTACCAACACCAAAATTTCCCTCTCCGAATTAGGAGAAATTCATTTTCTTCCCCCATTGGGAATAGGCGCACTGTTTCTTTGGTTAGTGACTTTCGGTATAGGAGAAGAAATCGGCTGGCGGGGATACGCATTGCCTCGCTTACAGAAAGATCGCAACGCACTTTATGCAACAATTATATTAGCCTTCTTCTGGGCATTATGGCATTTGCCACAATTCTTTTATTTATTCGACACTTCGATAGCCATTGGATGGGTCATCGGATTGTTTGCTGGTGCAATTGTATTCACATGGTTGTTTAATAGCGCAGAAGGTAGCATTCTTATTTTGGCAATTTGGCATGGATGCTTTAATTACATTTCAGCATCAAATGCGGGCAATGGCTTGCTTGCAGCAGTAGTAAGCACAATTGTAATGATATGGGCGATAGTAGTAGTTTTTGTTTATAAACCCACAACCCTTTCAAGCAAGGGTAAATTTGTAGTTTGATCTTGTCATATGTAAAACACTCCGCCCAACACCGCTTGCACCTGACTGGCGGGATTCTGCGGCATTTTCGGGCATTTTCTACACCCGAACAGAATCTTGCTCTCAAAGTTTTATCTACGCCCGCCCGCCAGCAGGTAAAGCAAACCGTTATGCCGCTAATACCGCAGTGTGAGCCATCAGAAGGAGAAACTGGGAATGGATACGACCACATACGTTGACGTTTTTCCTGTTATTCCTGAAGCATTGCCCAAATTATTTGCCTACGCGATTAAAGTAGTGAGCGATGATGCATCGGCGATAGGTGGGAGTTGGTGTATCGCTTACGGAATAAGTTTGGTGGGAACTGGATATGGTGCGGCGGTCAAATTGTCACAGACAAAATAGTCCCTGATGACACAATTAAAGAATTTCTGAAGCAGCTATGGACTGAGGAACCGTTGAAGGATGTACAGAGCATTACTCCCAACCCAACATGGGAGCCTTCAGCTTGGGAGCAAGGTGATTTCGCGGCTCGGGGTTTGCTCGCAAACTACCAAACAGAGATCAGGAGAGTGCTTGAACCAAAAAGACAGAATTTTGGCAAAGTCCGAACCGACCGCGATTATGCTTTGCGTGGTTGGGCAGTGAACAACGAACCAGCAGTTTCTATCGCTGTTTCGTCCAATATTTTTCACACCCAATTATTGCATGAGTTTGCTGCTACCTTGAAAAGTCCGCAAGAACTTATCGGAATAATGGTTGCTGTGGATAAAAAGGATTTTAAAGGGACAATCATCGAGATTACTGGCAACGTTCGAGAAATGCGCGAGTGGTTGCTAAGTAAATCAAGCGATGAGATGACACGTAATCTGATTAGCCACGCTCCTGATGATGAATTGACCGTCAAGATCGAAACACGTACAAGCCAGTATATCTATATCGCTAGTATGTTGCGCCCTGTCGTACGAATGGGCGATCTCAAAAAATTTGGAGTGGATCCGCGCCAAGTTTCCAAAGCCTTACGGCTTGATCCGCCAATTAGATATAGTCTTGTCCGCGAAATCGCCGCTATTGGCAAAAAGCACGGAATTCTTGCAGACAGTTTTGAGTCAAGATCACTGCCGCAAGCATTCTTGAGCTCGAGTGATGTTGGTTTTATGCCTGAATTACGCGTCGGCAACAATCAAATTCATCACGGCGAAGGGCAACGTATTTATCGAAGCTTGGAAAAATATGGCGTATTTAAACGTTCAAGCGCGTTTCCTGACAAGAATCACCCCATAAAGATCGGAATAGTTAACGCATCACCGCAGGTCGCACAACAGGCATTGATGACATTCCTGCGTGAACTTAAAGCCGCGTTAGAGAAGTTGAATTTCTCTATTCAATCGGTTGAAGTCAATGGGCAACGCCAACAAAAGATTGAGATACTTTCAAGAGCAAATTTGGAAAACGCGGTAAACTGTCTCGAGTCGGCAAAGCCTGACATTCTACTTGCTTTATTTCCTGGAAGTGCACGCTATGACGAATGGGAAGATGATGAAGAAGATAGCATGTATCACGTCTTCAAGTCGTTGACAATGCGATATGGTCTCCCAAGTCAAGTTATCTATGAAGATACATTCTCTGAACAATATGCTATGGACAATATCGTGCTGGGTATATTAGCCAAGACAGGGAATGTGCCGTTCGTTTTAGCGAAGCCGCTTCCTTACGCTGATATTGTTGTTGGGATTGATATTGCTCGCAGAGCAAAACAAAAGTTGTCAGGAACTGTGAATGCGACGGCTATCGCAAGAATCTATTTTAGCGATGGTCAATTTTTACGATACATTATCCACGATGCACCGATTGAAGGGGAGACGATACCGAGTAGTATTCTGCGTAGTCTTTTCCCTCTCAAGGAATTTCAAGGTAAACGCGTTGTGATTCACCGTGACGGACAATTTCGTGGTGGGGAAAGAGCAGCATTGAAGGAATGGGCAAAACAGATTCGGGCAGAGTTCCATTTGGTTGAAGTAATCAAATCTGGAGCGCCCCGTCTTTATCAGAGCACAGCCACCTCTGCCATAGATAGACCACCAAAGGGGTCAGCGTTTAAGGTAAGCGATACAGAAGTGCTCTGTTGCAAAGATAGGTTAGGAAGAGATACACCTAGCGGTGTATGTTGTAGACCAGTCCTTTGATAATCGGTTCTCGGTTTTGCAGGCTGCGTTTCCGCGAGCGGATGGCTTGCCCGAATTTGCGCTTGATGACCGAATTCACGGTTTCGGTCTTCCAGCGTTGACCATAGAGACCATCCAGGCGAGCCGCAGAGACAAGCTCGCTTCTTGCTCGTCGTTCAGGGGCCAGCAAATTTCCACCTCGCCGAACGGGTGGAATCAAGTCTTGAGGCCGGACAGTCCGACCATCGAACCCTGAATCGGCCAGCAAGACCCAAGCCCGACGTTTGGCAAACCGCCTGGCTTTGCGGCGCAGATAGCCCAGATAAGGGGCATCGCTACCTGGACCCCAGCCGGATTGCATCGCAAGGATGAATTGCGAGACAATTCCAACGGCATAAACGCCCTTCGCCCAGTGGCGATAGGCTTTTCCCGAACGGCTTTGGTAGTAAGAACTGGCCGGGCCGGGTGAGAAGCCGGTACTATCGGCAGCCACCCCTTCTTCTTCAGGCCGTCCGATTTCCTCGAGCAAGGTCTCGTTCATGCGCATCCAATCCGCTTTGCGTATCTTGGCGTAGGTACGTTGCAGGGTCGTATGATCGGGAACACGCGGTAATTCCAGCTCCTTACCAACCGCATCGCTTGCCAGCAGCCATTCTTCCATGTCGCGATAGCTGAGATTCAGGTAGAACATCAACAAAACACAGGCCCCCAACTGCGGCAACGTGAAGTGATGGGGACTCTTGGCATGTGAATACATCGGTAATGCTTGTTTGGCAAGCCGGTAGGCGATCCTCGCCACTCGGACGTATCTGCTTTCTCGTGTGGTCATACCGTATGTTTACCACATTTCAACCATG of Anaerolinea thermophila UNI-1 contains these proteins:
- a CDS encoding DUF4013 domain-containing protein — protein: MSFPFRNRETFTRFLFLGGFFALGWVFPLLPILISAGYLLEVLRLAAQGAQPTLPPWENWGRLLLNGLKVFGGGLVFLLPSLILAIKAFVLYFGGMVVFAALADAGREGLAFLLMFLAVTLLFVFQMLGFLFYLIGGTLLQPALAHMALRESFSALFDFKGWWRVFKASKGGFIVTFLLGVMLFYGIQLALALTFPIWIFFLFFLPVLTSFAFAYAFTLWTWLGGAAYSESLSTLEENASLE
- a CDS encoding UDP-glucose dehydrogenase family protein: MSKICVIGTGYVGLVTGACFADLGNTVTCLDVDETRIERLKQGIMPIYEPGLEQIVLQNVRHGRLHFTTSYPEALKDAEFAFIAVGTPSGVDGEADLQYVRQAAEAIADIVDHPIIVVNKSTVPVGTGDWVAEVINRRRAGKPLEFSVVSNPEFLREGSAINDFMMPDRVVLGSLHRQAAEKVAQLYQSLRCPIMITDLRTAEMIKYASNAFLATRISFINEIANICEELGADVREVARGMGLDKRIGPAFLDAGLGWGGSCFPKDVKALAHMAVLHGTHPQLLQAVMEINRNQRRRVVVKLRKALGTLDQKVIGVLGLSFKPNTDDIREAPALEVIHLLENEGALVKAYDPQAMENARSVLPRVQLVETPYQVAEGADALVLATEWNEFKQLDFEQIYRSMRQPVIMDARNLWNPDQLRAMGFTYFGIGRGNSVPPKG
- a CDS encoding DUF2298 domain-containing protein, which encodes MEWMPVFLWWFFSTFFGLAVFPLTFEFFRTLPERGAALARAMGLLLAVYLFWLGSSLQFLPNTSGAVLFSIALVAVWGWVRVWRDEQRRQSLKDFWRERWRTILVGEVLFLLAFVGWSVVRAYAIGKIMRFGGEKFMEIAFLNGVLNSPTFPPLDPWLSDFAISYYYFGYIIAGALVKLSGVLSAVGFDLFDALLFALTLQGAYGVVFNLVCLSKANARAVATAGVLGAVFVAGMGNLEGLLESLYARGWLPQSFARWLNLPDFPFNSPPVGSFMPSGGGWWWWRASRVLTDLDLSGNAINLNPITEFPFFSFLLGDNHPHKMALPFVLLAVLIALHFYRLAREDRLPTWMEQGLAGLMLGSLAFLNTWDFPIYLALLLLAWLAGRWSAQGRLTREHGLEVLRFGGLFVLALVLFYLPFWAGFASQAGGILPQIFPPTRLSQYSVMFGHFLLILLVFALGVLARRDERGVWSLFLRHWLGWMVGISLAYLALLGVAALALQINAARGGEWSAFLHPYLVSQSLGQTLLLVLSYRLSNPWLFLVLTFLLGMLTTGLMFLRPSATNEGEEPRAPDDALPFVLLMALLGVALTFSVEFLYLKDGFGVRMNTVFKFYFQGWVLMALASAYALWWLVNRPAFARAVRGLALGVITLSLLGGMVYPVLATISRTNAFQSTPTLDAASEFRMENPEDWEIVQWLNANGKIEGRVPILLEAPGKSYTYEGRISAFTGYPAVLGWAIHEMQWRGNYNEQGKREPDIETIYTTSDPDLALALLRKWRVDYVILTNTERTYIRDLCSQPERACNPSQAELKFENVLIPVFRTATGTVYRVPPSLP
- a CDS encoding alanine racemase encodes the protein MSIFDQIRKPTLLLDEQIVRRNIRAMAQKVAASGVHFRPHFKTHQSCQIGEWFREEGVSAITVSSVDMAKYFADCGWDDITLAFPVNLRQLDEIAHLAERIRLGVLVESVETVQALGERVRAPLAVWIKVDVGANRTGIAWDDVETASALVKTCQAYPALRLNGLLTHAGQTYQAAYPAQVEEIYRQSLSKLQSLRHVLEQQGLAQSLILSVGDTPSSSIVQDFRPADEIRPGNFVFYDVQQWMLGACTWENIGVALACPVVSLHPRRGEAVIYGGAVHLSKEYLLSKGQRFYGLVALPKDGRWSEPLPGAYVSRLSQEHGILRLFPHQLEQLRVGDLVCILPVHSCLTAQSMGRYLTLDGNWIEMMPRF
- a CDS encoding CPBP family intramembrane glutamic endopeptidase; its protein translation is MEDKSITYQNYRNLVVYFILAYAISWTIGIPLALAKQEIIQPIFPQWFHYFVAYGPMISALIVTWTSQGQQGLKELWGRIIKWRVGGIWWLVALSPLIIGFLVALVMNLLTNTKISLSELGEIHFLPPLGIGALFLWLVTFGIGEEIGWRGYALPRLQKDRNALYATIILAFFWALWHLPQFFYLFDTSIAIGWVIGLFAGAIVFTWLFNSAEGSILILAIWHGCFNYISASNAGNGLLAAVVSTIVMIWAIVVVFVYKPTTLSSKGKFVV
- a CDS encoding Piwi domain-containing protein codes for the protein MYRLRNKFGGNWIWCGGQIVTDKIVPDDTIKEFLKQLWTEEPLKDVQSITPNPTWEPSAWEQGDFAARGLLANYQTEIRRVLEPKRQNFGKVRTDRDYALRGWAVNNEPAVSIAVSSNIFHTQLLHEFAATLKSPQELIGIMVAVDKKDFKGTIIEITGNVREMREWLLSKSSDEMTRNLISHAPDDELTVKIETRTSQYIYIASMLRPVVRMGDLKKFGVDPRQVSKALRLDPPIRYSLVREIAAIGKKHGILADSFESRSLPQAFLSSSDVGFMPELRVGNNQIHHGEGQRIYRSLEKYGVFKRSSAFPDKNHPIKIGIVNASPQVAQQALMTFLRELKAALEKLNFSIQSVEVNGQRQQKIEILSRANLENAVNCLESAKPDILLALFPGSARYDEWEDDEEDSMYHVFKSLTMRYGLPSQVIYEDTFSEQYAMDNIVLGILAKTGNVPFVLAKPLPYADIVVGIDIARRAKQKLSGTVNATAIARIYFSDGQFLRYIIHDAPIEGETIPSSILRSLFPLKEFQGKRVVIHRDGQFRGGERAALKEWAKQIRAEFHLVEVIKSGAPRLYQSTATSAIDRPPKGSAFKVSDTEVLCCKDRLGRDTPSGVCCRPVL
- a CDS encoding transposase; translated protein: MARIAYRLAKQALPMYSHAKSPHHFTLPQLGACVLLMFYLNLSYRDMEEWLLASDAVGKELELPRVPDHTTLQRTYAKIRKADWMRMNETLLEEIGRPEEEGVAADSTGFSPGPASSYYQSRSGKAYRHWAKGVYAVGIVSQFILAMQSGWGPGSDAPYLGYLRRKARRFAKRRAWVLLADSGFDGRTVRPQDLIPPVRRGGNLLAPERRARSELVSAARLDGLYGQRWKTETVNSVIKRKFGQAIRSRKRSLQNREPIIKGLVYNIHR